The genomic segment ACGCGCCCTGGAAAAGGCGTTCCATGGACAGCACGGCCTTGCGTCCGGCCAGGGCCAGGAAGACGGGAGAGAATTCCAGGTAGTTCGGAACCGTGCCTCCGGCGAAAATTTTGGACGCATCCGCGGCCAGGCTGACGGGGTCGGCCTTTTGGGCCAGCTCTCCAGCCCAGGCAGTCCAGGGGTCGTCCAGGCCGATATAGATCGCGTCGAATCGCGATGCCCCGGTTTCCAGCGTATCGAGCCCCATGTTCGGGTCCGCCTCGAAAACCACGCCCATGGCCCGGAGCATCTCCAATCCGGCTTCCAGAACCCGAACCGGCAGTCGCGCTTCCGGCAGGTTGCGCAGCACCCCGCCCAGGATGGCCCCGCCGTGCTTGAGCGTCACCTCGATGCCCTTGCGCCGCAGGTCGTGGGCGGCCACCAGACTGCTGGGGCCGCTGCCGAACAGCAGCACCCGGCGGCCCTTGGAGGGCAGCAGAAGGTGACGCTGGGTGGAAGGAACGGTTTCCACCAGGGCCCGCTCCAGAGCCCCGATCCGGATCGGCTCGCCCACGTCTGCCCGGCGGCAGGATTCCTGGCAGGGGTGGTCGCAGATCCGGGCGAAAATATCGGACAGCAGCATGGTCCGCTCCAGCAGCTTGCGCGCCTCGGCAGCCTTGTTCCCGTCCAGGAGGCGCAGCATGCCCCGGACATCCACATGCAACGGGCAGGCCGCCTGGCAGTATGGCTGTTCTTCCTGAATGCACTTGTTTTCCCAGGCGCGAAGTTCGCTTTGTTCCATGCCGCTCGCTTTGTCAGGCTGAAGGTTGAAAAATGAAAGGTAGGGGCGGTTCGCGAACCGCCCCTCCTTCCACCTTTTGCAGGGGCAGGCAGGTTGCCTGCCCCTTGGCTTCGATGGCTTGTTTAAACTGACTGCAAATCACCAGTCATTCGTCTTTACAAGGAACTGCCTAGCCTCAAGATTGGTCATCACGCTTTCCTTGAGGGCCGGCGGTTAACATGGCCGGGTCCAGCCGGGGTGGCACTGCAGTTTGGCCAGCACCTTTTCCGGCCGGGCAGGCAGATGGGTGATGCGCACGCCGCAGGCGTTGTTGATGGCGTTGATGATCGATGCGTGCGGGCTGGTCAGGGGCAGTTCGCCAACACCGGCGGCCCCATGCGGACCCTCGGGACGCGGGGACTCGATGTACATCAGTTCCAACTCGTCCGGTACGGCTTTGATGTATGGGAAGCCCGCACCGACCATGGATGCGTGCTTCTGGATGTCCTCGAAATCCTCGGTCAGGGCCAGGCCGATACCCTGGGCCATGCCTCCCCACATCTGCCCGTCCACGGCCAGCTTGTTCACGATCTTGCCCACGTCGCCGGCAAGGGTCATCTTGTCCACCTTGGTTTCGCCCGTGGTGGTGTCCACGGTGACCTCGGACATGAACACGCCGTACATGTAGACCCTGAAGGGCGCACCCTGTCCGGTGGCCGGGTCGCAGTCCTTGGCATCGGGCACGGACCATTTGCCCTCGTACTTGGTGGG from the Desulfonatronum thioautotrophicum genome contains:
- a CDS encoding pyridine nucleotide-disulfide oxidoreductase/dicluster-binding protein, whose translation is MEQSELRAWENKCIQEEQPYCQAACPLHVDVRGMLRLLDGNKAAEARKLLERTMLLSDIFARICDHPCQESCRRADVGEPIRIGALERALVETVPSTQRHLLLPSKGRRVLLFGSGPSSLVAAHDLRRKGIEVTLKHGGAILGGVLRNLPEARLPVRVLEAGLEMLRAMGVVFEADPNMGLDTLETGASRFDAIYIGLDDPWTAWAGELAQKADPVSLAADASKIFAGGTVPNYLEFSPVFLALAGRKAVLSMERLFQGASLTAGREKEGPTATRLYTSIEGVAPAAAEPMANSDGYAPGEAVREAGRCLQCECMECVKSCVFMEHYKGYPKKMAREIYNNLSVVQGMRQANRMILSCSDCGLCAAICPNDFHMGRFCMTARAEMIAARRMPGSAHDFALREQAAACSPEEAWFGPQSETGSDAACFFPGCQLTGASPEHVVNVLDHLRARIPGGVGVLLTCCGPGFPAGSGCC